The following are from one region of the Stanieria sp. NIES-3757 genome:
- a CDS encoding GCN5-related N-acetyltransferase: MDCSHIQFSVDKSRVDYQQLINLFTMAAFWARERSIEDLEIAIANSDPVVTIWDQSKLIGFSRATSDGIYRAGIWDVVVHPDYRGMGLGRKLVETVISHPKVNKVERVYLTTTHQQSFYERIGFKRNDTTTMVLYNTNPMDSIALLEHQTQEITVS; the protein is encoded by the coding sequence ATGGATTGCAGCCACATTCAATTTTCTGTAGACAAATCAAGAGTAGACTATCAACAACTTATAAATTTATTTACGATGGCTGCTTTTTGGGCGCGAGAAAGGAGTATAGAGGATTTAGAAATTGCGATCGCAAATAGCGATCCTGTTGTTACAATTTGGGATCAAAGCAAGTTAATTGGTTTTTCGAGAGCTACTTCTGATGGCATCTATCGGGCAGGAATTTGGGATGTAGTTGTTCATCCAGATTATCGTGGTATGGGTTTGGGGCGCAAGTTAGTCGAAACTGTCATCTCCCATCCGAAAGTTAATAAAGTAGAAAGAGTTTATTTAACTACTACTCATCAACAAAGTTTTTACGAACGCATTGGTTTTAAACGTAACGATACTACGACAATGGTACTGTACAATACTAATCCAATGGATTCGATCGCTTTACTCGAACACCAAACTCAAGAAATAACAGTGAGTTAA
- a CDS encoding hypothetical protein (conserved hypothetical membrane protein): MQKLIDNSSTPWYKLLNSSGVVRALEFIQDLIIVSLCIGLFSFMAIQLREMFISLLPPLNFTDVTADILFLLILVELFRLLIIYLQEHRVSIGVAVEVSIVSVLREIIVKGILETPWSQVLATCSFLLVLAILLVVRVWLPPTFEGIDPEQKVSQRYKKQALNGNSSITNQLTNNSHR; encoded by the coding sequence ATGCAGAAACTTATTGATAACTCATCAACTCCCTGGTACAAACTACTCAATAGCAGTGGAGTAGTTAGAGCTTTGGAATTTATCCAAGACTTGATTATTGTCTCTCTTTGTATTGGTTTATTTAGCTTTATGGCGATTCAGTTGCGAGAGATGTTTATTTCTCTGCTACCGCCTTTAAATTTTACTGACGTTACCGCAGATATTCTGTTTTTGCTGATTTTAGTTGAATTATTTCGTTTATTAATCATTTACTTACAAGAACATCGAGTATCTATTGGAGTCGCCGTAGAGGTTTCTATTGTTTCAGTTTTAAGAGAAATTATTGTCAAAGGAATTTTAGAAACACCTTGGAGTCAGGTATTAGCAACTTGTTCTTTTTTATTAGTGTTAGCAATCTTGTTAGTAGTCAGAGTTTGGCTACCGCCTACCTTTGAAGGCATCGATCCAGAGCAAAAAGTATCTCAAAGATACAAAAAACAAGCATTAAACGGTAATTCTTCCATCACAAACCAACTAACAAACAACTCACATCGATAA
- a CDS encoding flavin reductase domain-containing protein, with translation MVQATIKPTSTKKRDVQVATISTNTQVLRSRTWERLKFEVEYSRQKGTTSNSYLIQADKIALIDPPGQSFTQIYLETLENHLDWQKLDYIILQHVNPNRLATVQVLAGKAPQAKIICSKPAVNALKATLTFPEWQARIQVVRDGDTLDLGQEHQLQFISVPTPRWVDGLCTYDPQSKILYTDKFFGSHLCDESIFDDNWKQLDQDRRFYFDCLHASQTKQLETALDKFTTFPNKIYAPAHGSLIKYSLSRFSYDYRQWCQQQKAQELKVVLLYASAYGNTATMANAIAQGLVQSGVAVESINCELASTEEITQAIQTCDGFIIGSPTLGGHAPTQIQTALGIILANAAKTKLAGVFGSYGWSGEAIDVLENKLRDAHYSLGFEPIRVRFSPTATILEECEAAGREFTQKLKKTKKLRTPKQAVTETQIDRTEQAVGRIVGSLCVLTTFHNNQHSGVLTSWVSQATFNPPGLMIAVAKEQNADLIRNPGDKFVLNILNEGKNVRRNFSYQSSNSFDNLTTKTASNGCLILEEALAYLECTVQSRMESGDCTLIYAVIDRGEVLENHGITAIQHRKSGSHY, from the coding sequence ATGGTACAAGCAACTATTAAACCAACATCAACTAAAAAAAGAGACGTTCAAGTAGCAACAATTAGCACAAATACTCAAGTATTGCGATCGCGTACTTGGGAGAGATTAAAATTTGAAGTGGAATATTCTCGTCAAAAAGGCACAACCTCAAATTCTTATCTTATTCAAGCCGATAAAATTGCTTTAATCGATCCACCAGGACAATCTTTTACTCAAATTTATTTAGAAACCTTAGAAAATCATCTCGACTGGCAAAAATTAGATTACATCATCCTACAGCACGTCAATCCCAACCGCTTGGCAACGGTACAAGTATTAGCAGGAAAAGCACCCCAGGCGAAAATAATCTGTTCTAAACCAGCAGTTAATGCCCTCAAAGCAACCTTGACTTTTCCCGAATGGCAAGCTCGCATTCAAGTAGTTAGAGATGGTGATACTTTAGACTTAGGACAAGAACATCAACTACAATTTATTAGTGTTCCTACTCCTCGCTGGGTAGATGGCTTGTGTACTTACGATCCTCAAAGTAAAATCCTCTACACTGATAAATTCTTTGGCTCACATTTGTGCGACGAATCCATTTTTGATGATAACTGGAAACAACTAGACCAAGACCGTCGTTTCTATTTTGATTGTCTTCATGCTTCCCAAACCAAACAATTAGAAACTGCTTTAGACAAATTTACGACTTTTCCTAATAAAATATATGCTCCTGCTCACGGTTCATTAATTAAATACAGCCTCAGTCGCTTTAGCTATGATTATCGTCAGTGGTGTCAGCAGCAAAAAGCCCAAGAATTAAAAGTGGTTCTTCTGTATGCCTCTGCTTATGGTAATACTGCAACTATGGCTAATGCGATCGCACAGGGATTGGTACAATCTGGAGTAGCGGTAGAATCAATTAACTGTGAACTCGCTTCTACTGAAGAAATTACCCAAGCAATTCAAACTTGTGATGGTTTTATCATTGGTTCGCCTACTTTAGGAGGTCATGCACCAACTCAAATTCAAACTGCTTTAGGAATTATCCTTGCTAACGCAGCCAAAACTAAATTAGCAGGGGTGTTTGGTTCTTATGGTTGGAGTGGTGAAGCGATCGATGTGTTAGAAAATAAACTAAGAGATGCTCACTATAGTTTAGGTTTTGAACCAATTCGTGTCCGTTTTAGTCCCACCGCTACTATTTTAGAAGAATGCGAAGCAGCAGGAAGAGAATTTACCCAAAAACTGAAAAAAACTAAAAAATTACGCACTCCTAAACAAGCTGTTACAGAAACTCAAATCGATCGCACTGAACAAGCAGTCGGCAGAATTGTTGGTTCTCTCTGTGTCTTAACCACCTTTCATAATAACCAACATAGCGGTGTGCTAACTTCTTGGGTATCTCAAGCAACTTTTAATCCTCCTGGTTTAATGATTGCGGTTGCCAAAGAACAAAATGCCGATTTAATTAGAAATCCAGGCGATAAGTTTGTGCTGAATATTCTCAATGAAGGCAAAAATGTCAGAAGAAACTTTTCCTATCAAAGTAGTAATTCTTTTGACAATTTAACTACTAAAACTGCTAGCAACGGTTGTTTAATCCTCGAAGAGGCTTTAGCTTATTTAGAATGTACCGTTCAAAGTCGAATGGAATCAGGAGATTGCACTTTAATTTATGCTGTAATTGATCGCGGTGAAGTATTAGAGAATCATGGCATTACGGCAATTCAACATCGTAAATCTGGTAGTCATTATTAA
- a CDS encoding hypothetical protein (protein of unknown function DUF1350), whose amino-acid sequence MEWQEISGSWVYIPTIKPIGIVHFLGGAFVATAPQVTYRSLLQQLGQAGFAIIATPFLNTLDHLAIARDVLNRFETILDRLQRNNLLKKGYLPIYGIGHSMGCKLHLLIGSLYEVERAGNILISFNNYPASRAIPFLEQFNNTLTLSLNVNPALNVEFSPSPTETSELIASNYNIRRNLLIRFNNDTIDQTITLEPVLQQRFPEMIATLTLPGNHLTPLSQEINWQAGDIFTPFDAFGQWFKQGFSRDLSRLNQEILRWLNPFSLV is encoded by the coding sequence ATGGAGTGGCAAGAAATTTCTGGGAGTTGGGTTTATATACCTACCATTAAACCAATTGGGATTGTTCATTTTTTAGGGGGTGCGTTTGTAGCTACTGCCCCCCAAGTAACCTATCGTTCTCTTCTGCAACAATTAGGACAAGCGGGATTTGCTATTATCGCTACTCCCTTTCTAAATACTTTAGATCATCTTGCGATCGCAAGAGATGTTCTCAACCGTTTTGAGACAATTTTAGACCGTTTACAAAGGAATAATCTGCTCAAAAAAGGTTATCTTCCTATTTACGGCATCGGACATAGTATGGGTTGTAAACTACATCTACTAATTGGGAGTTTGTATGAAGTCGAAAGGGCTGGTAATATTCTGATTTCTTTCAATAATTATCCTGCCAGTCGTGCTATTCCTTTTTTAGAGCAATTTAATAATACTCTGACTCTGAGTTTGAATGTTAATCCTGCTTTAAATGTCGAATTTAGCCCTTCTCCTACCGAAACAAGTGAGTTAATTGCCAGTAACTACAATATTCGTCGTAATCTTCTGATCAGATTTAATAACGACACCATCGATCAAACTATTACCTTAGAACCTGTTTTACAACAACGCTTTCCTGAGATGATTGCTACTTTAACTCTGCCAGGCAATCATTTAACTCCTCTTTCCCAAGAAATTAACTGGCAAGCTGGAGATATTTTTACTCCCTTTGATGCCTTTGGGCAATGGTTTAAGCAAGGATTTTCTCGTGATTTATCCCGCCTAAACCAAGAGATTTTGCGTTGGTTGAATCCTTTTTCCCTAGTTTAA
- a CDS encoding Flavin reductase-like, FMN-binding, whose product MVALTDIHQTAKSTGRLTLQTVEIAPETTAIRCLDWDRDRFDIEFGLQNGTTYNSFIIQGEKLALVDTSHQKFRQLYLELLSGLIDPSQLDYLIISHTEPDHSGLVKDVLALAPQVTVVGAKVAIQFLENMVHQPFKHQIVKNGDLLDLGNGHLLEFVSAPNLHWPDTIFTYDYKTQVLYTCDAFGMHYCDEPTYDEDLELIEADFEYYYDCLMKPNARSVLAAIKRMGKLELGTIATGHGPLLQYHRAELVDRYQQWSQAQTKTETLVALFYSEDYGYSDYLARAIAHGITKTGVAVELVDWNDTEPQEVRELVSQAAGLVIGMPPQSDKEVHAILSTILAAAHSKQAIALFESGGGEDEPIYPLRNKFQEIGLIEAFPPILVKESFNQIINQVCDEAGTDLGQWLTRDRTVKQIKAIDNSLEKALGRISNGLYIITAKKGEISSAMVASWVTQASLSPLGIAIAVAKDRAIESFLHIGDRFVLNVLEEGNYQGLIKHFLKRFPPGGDRFEGIKTVPANNGSPIIAESLAYLECEVINRMECSDHWIVYSTVQAGRVAKLDALTAVHHRKVGNHY is encoded by the coding sequence ATGGTTGCACTCACAGATATTCATCAAACAGCTAAATCTACTGGTAGACTGACTCTACAAACTGTCGAGATTGCGCCGGAAACTACTGCAATTCGTTGTCTAGATTGGGATCGCGATCGCTTTGATATTGAATTTGGCTTACAAAATGGTACAACCTACAATTCTTTTATCATTCAAGGGGAAAAATTAGCTTTAGTTGATACTTCTCATCAAAAGTTTCGTCAACTTTATCTTGAATTACTTTCAGGTTTAATCGATCCATCTCAACTTGATTATCTAATTATCAGTCATACCGAACCCGATCATAGTGGTTTGGTTAAGGATGTTTTGGCATTAGCACCTCAAGTTACGGTAGTCGGTGCGAAGGTAGCAATTCAGTTTTTAGAAAACATGGTGCATCAGCCTTTTAAACATCAGATTGTTAAAAATGGCGATCTCTTGGATTTGGGTAACGGGCATCTATTAGAATTTGTTTCTGCTCCTAATTTACACTGGCCCGATACGATTTTTACCTACGATTACAAAACTCAGGTTTTATATACTTGCGATGCCTTTGGGATGCATTATTGCGATGAACCTACTTATGATGAGGATTTGGAACTAATCGAGGCAGACTTTGAATATTACTATGACTGTCTAATGAAACCCAATGCCCGTTCGGTTTTAGCTGCGATCAAACGGATGGGTAAATTAGAATTAGGAACGATCGCGACAGGACATGGCCCTTTACTACAATACCATCGTGCCGAATTAGTTGATCGCTATCAGCAATGGAGTCAGGCACAAACCAAAACTGAAACTCTAGTCGCGCTGTTTTATTCCGAAGACTATGGTTATAGCGATTATCTCGCCAGAGCGATCGCACACGGGATTACAAAAACAGGAGTAGCAGTAGAATTAGTCGATTGGAACGACACCGAACCTCAAGAAGTAAGAGAATTAGTCTCGCAAGCAGCAGGTTTAGTCATCGGGATGCCTCCCCAATCAGACAAAGAAGTCCATGCTATTCTCAGTACTATCCTAGCAGCAGCCCATAGTAAACAAGCGATCGCACTATTTGAATCTGGTGGAGGAGAAGACGAACCCATTTATCCTTTACGCAATAAGTTTCAAGAAATTGGTTTAATCGAAGCTTTTCCGCCCATTTTAGTCAAAGAATCTTTTAATCAAATTATTAATCAAGTCTGCGATGAAGCTGGTACAGATTTAGGACAATGGTTAACCCGCGATCGCACTGTCAAACAAATTAAAGCTATTGATAACAGCTTAGAAAAAGCTTTGGGCAGAATCAGCAACGGTTTATATATCATCACTGCCAAAAAAGGTGAGATTTCCAGTGCAATGGTTGCTTCTTGGGTAACTCAAGCTAGTTTATCTCCCTTGGGAATTGCGATCGCTGTTGCCAAAGATCGGGCAATTGAATCATTCTTACACATCGGCGATCGTTTCGTGTTGAATGTTTTAGAAGAAGGTAATTATCAGGGCTTAATTAAACATTTCCTCAAACGTTTTCCTCCTGGTGGCGATCGCTTTGAAGGCATCAAAACCGTACCGGCTAATAATGGTTCACCGATCATTGCTGAATCTTTAGCGTATCTTGAATGCGAAGTGATTAACAGAATGGAATGTAGCGATCACTGGATTGTTTATAGTACCGTGCAAGCTGGCAGAGTCGCCAAACTAGATGCCCTGACTGCCGTTCATCATCGCAAAGTAGGTAATCATTATTAA